The Amycolatopsis mongoliensis genome includes a window with the following:
- a CDS encoding AAA family ATPase, with translation MTVIFVTGMSGAGKSTALAELARRGHRAVDTDHGGWIVEVDGEPLWRTDRIDALLGGHERSGEPLFLSGTVANQALFYPRFAEVVLLSAPLAVMLARVAARAGNPFGKAAGERARIVADTAEVEPLLRASATAEIDTRLPLGDVVDRLVALSGR, from the coding sequence GTGACGGTGATCTTCGTGACCGGCATGTCCGGTGCGGGGAAGTCGACGGCTCTGGCCGAGCTGGCACGGCGAGGCCACCGGGCCGTCGACACCGACCACGGCGGCTGGATCGTGGAGGTCGACGGGGAACCGCTGTGGCGCACCGACCGGATCGACGCTCTGCTCGGGGGGCACGAGCGGTCGGGCGAGCCGCTGTTCCTCTCCGGCACGGTGGCGAACCAGGCGCTCTTCTACCCGCGGTTCGCCGAGGTCGTGCTGCTCAGCGCTCCCCTCGCGGTCATGCTCGCGAGGGTCGCCGCCCGGGCCGGCAACCCGTTCGGGAAGGCGGCCGGGGAACGTGCCCGGATCGTGGCGGACACCGCCGAGGTCGAACCGCTGCTCCGGGCGTCGGCCACCGCGGAGATCGACACCCGGCTCCCGCTCGGCGACGTCGTCGACCGGCTCGTGGCGCTCAGCGGTAGGTGA
- a CDS encoding enoyl-CoA hydratase/isomerase family protein, which translates to MTDGFDLTRDGEVARLTLTRPEKMNAITYGMWSAIPDVVAEVEADPALKVLVIAGAGKHFSAGADISEFGELRTTAEGAASYDKAVEGAVAALTAMRKPSVAMIQGNCIGGGCQVSVACDFRFAAEGSRFGITPAKLGIVYHFDSTRQLVSLVGPAHAKYFLLSGELITVGRAREIGLLNDVFPADGLEAATLEFVSTLCSRSQASIRGMNRIIEKIVAGQETSDAEVEEIRSEALHGEDYAEGVAAFLERRPPRFTYR; encoded by the coding sequence ATGACCGACGGATTCGACCTGACGCGCGACGGCGAAGTCGCCCGGCTCACGCTGACCCGGCCGGAGAAGATGAACGCCATCACCTACGGCATGTGGTCGGCGATCCCCGACGTGGTGGCCGAGGTGGAGGCCGATCCGGCGCTGAAGGTGCTGGTGATCGCGGGCGCGGGGAAGCACTTCTCGGCGGGCGCGGACATCAGCGAGTTCGGCGAGCTGCGGACGACGGCCGAGGGCGCGGCGAGCTACGACAAGGCGGTCGAGGGGGCGGTCGCGGCGCTGACCGCGATGCGCAAGCCGTCGGTGGCGATGATCCAGGGCAACTGCATCGGCGGCGGCTGCCAGGTCTCGGTGGCGTGCGACTTCCGCTTCGCGGCCGAGGGGTCCCGGTTCGGCATCACCCCGGCGAAGCTCGGCATCGTCTACCACTTCGACTCGACACGCCAGCTGGTGTCGCTCGTCGGACCGGCGCACGCCAAGTACTTCCTGCTGTCGGGCGAGCTGATCACGGTCGGCCGGGCCCGCGAGATCGGGCTGCTCAACGACGTCTTCCCGGCCGACGGCCTGGAGGCTGCGACGCTGGAGTTCGTGTCGACGCTCTGCTCGCGCTCGCAGGCGTCGATCCGCGGCATGAACCGGATCATCGAGAAGATCGTGGCGGGACAGGAGACCTCGGACGCGGAGGTCGAGGAGATCCGGTCCGAGGCCCTGCACGGCGAGGACTACGCGGAGGGCGTCGCCGCGTTCCTGGAGCGGCGGCCGCCGCGCTTCACCTACCGCTGA
- a CDS encoding alpha/beta fold hydrolase, giving the protein MATIEVGGTAFGYDEAGEGPAVVLLHAAIGDRRMWDAQFASLAATHRVIRYDRRGFGETADGPGEYAHYEDLLALLDARGIEQAALVGASMGGACALDAALAAPERITRLVLLGSGLTGHTWPDHMQRDIARLTAEAVPAERLARYAAREGDVDEADVRAMAEANIRYLVAGPERDVSVLPAGMLALVREMCEQVYRHDWTAPQWTERIPDTRHRLGEITTPALVVIGTADAPGLVELSHHLAESLPDAELAKLPDTGHLPAMERPDEVTALLRKVL; this is encoded by the coding sequence ATGGCGACGATCGAGGTGGGCGGGACGGCGTTCGGCTACGACGAAGCGGGTGAGGGGCCCGCGGTCGTGCTGCTGCACGCCGCCATCGGCGACCGCCGGATGTGGGACGCCCAGTTCGCCTCGCTCGCCGCCACGCACCGGGTGATCCGCTACGACCGCCGCGGCTTCGGGGAAACCGCGGACGGGCCCGGCGAGTACGCCCACTACGAGGACCTGCTGGCCCTGCTCGATGCCCGGGGGATCGAGCAGGCCGCGCTGGTCGGGGCGTCGATGGGCGGGGCGTGCGCGCTGGACGCCGCCCTGGCCGCGCCGGAGCGGATCACCCGGCTCGTGCTGCTCGGCTCGGGCCTGACCGGGCACACCTGGCCGGACCACATGCAGCGGGACATCGCGCGGCTGACCGCGGAGGCGGTCCCGGCCGAGCGCCTCGCCCGCTACGCGGCGCGCGAGGGCGACGTCGACGAAGCGGACGTGCGTGCCATGGCGGAGGCCAACATCCGCTACCTGGTCGCGGGCCCGGAGCGCGACGTGTCCGTGCTGCCGGCCGGAATGCTCGCGCTGGTAAGGGAAATGTGCGAGCAGGTCTACCGGCACGACTGGACGGCTCCACAGTGGACGGAGCGGATCCCGGACACCCGGCACCGGCTGGGCGAGATCACGACGCCCGCCCTGGTGGTGATCGGGACGGCGGACGCGCCCGGCCTCGTCGAGCTGTCCCACCACCTCGCGGAGTCGCTGCCGGACGCGGAGCTCGCCAAGCTCCCCGACACCGGTCACCTCCCGGCCATGGAACGGCCGGACGAGGTCACCGCCCTGCTGCGGAAGGTCCTGTGA
- a CDS encoding glycoside hydrolase family 97 catalytic domain-containing protein, which translates to MRRAVPALVVACAATLVAAMPADAADRWTVSLTGAVTAAVARTGEGGLTFAVSRGTATVLAPAPLGLRTKTADLTRDLRFLRRTDRIVDERYAMTTGKRLQRHARAAETTLSFTGAGETRLDVVVRAAAGGVAYRYVLPDGGTITGEASSFTLPAAAPAWLLPYSPNYEKVRVETTASGAQAGDYGFPSLFDTGDGGYTLLTESDVDGRYSGARLAHAAGTSAYAIKLADAAVTGSGPFATPWRVAITGDLATVTESTLVDDLAPPSRLADTSWVRPGKVAWSWLSEHDSPGDPVRQKQYAAFAARNGWPYLLIDEGWDASWVPDVIRYARARGVEVILWFRWNTLDTPAERAKWLPLVKSWGAAGIKVDFMDSDTQARFGFYDDIAKATAARHLMLNFHGATVPRGFQRTWPHVMSFEAVRGAEQFKTRAATNTMFPFTRNVVGSMDYTPTAFVVADRDTTDAHEVATFFVYESGWQHGADKPENYEARPEALHTLDQLPTVWDETRLLSGRPGREAVFARRSGDRWFVGGIEAGPATKVTAPLDFLGQGRWLADTLRDGPSGLLREKSTVTAGGQLTVPVAANGGFVTVLCPARPGRASCDQEVRQVPATRLSVTPPTAEGTSVEVSATFELPRGGASLYDIELAPITPAGWRVTGEPVFRPVLSAGQALAGTWRFTGGPAGTTDLPVAATYSFRGDPEHRPVHVEAATSAFIPPPAPTGTALVSGLPFLASSNGWGPVERDRSNGDTAEGDGHPLTIAGQTSAHGLGTNAPSSVTVWLGGACTAFSAVTGLDDEVGTEGSVAFRVVGDGRVLAETPVLRDADGAVPVTADVTGVRRLTLEVTDGGDDKDSDHADWADATVTCT; encoded by the coding sequence GTGAGGCGTGCCGTCCCGGCGCTCGTCGTGGCCTGCGCGGCTACCCTGGTCGCCGCGATGCCCGCCGACGCCGCCGACCGCTGGACCGTGAGCCTCACCGGCGCGGTGACCGCCGCGGTCGCCCGCACCGGTGAAGGCGGCCTGACGTTCGCGGTCTCCCGCGGAACCGCGACCGTGCTCGCCCCCGCCCCGCTGGGCCTGCGGACGAAGACCGCCGACCTGACCCGCGACCTGCGGTTCCTCCGCCGCACCGACCGGATCGTGGACGAGCGCTACGCGATGACCACCGGCAAGCGCCTGCAGCGGCACGCGCGGGCGGCGGAAACGACGTTGTCCTTCACCGGCGCCGGCGAAACGCGGCTCGACGTCGTCGTGCGCGCGGCCGCCGGCGGTGTCGCCTACCGCTACGTGCTGCCGGACGGCGGGACGATCACCGGCGAGGCGTCGTCGTTCACCCTGCCCGCCGCAGCGCCGGCGTGGCTGCTGCCCTACTCCCCCAACTACGAGAAGGTCCGCGTCGAGACCACCGCGAGCGGCGCGCAGGCGGGCGACTACGGCTTCCCGTCGCTGTTCGACACCGGCGACGGCGGCTACACGCTGCTGACGGAGTCCGATGTGGACGGCCGGTACTCGGGTGCGCGGCTGGCGCACGCGGCCGGAACCTCCGCGTACGCGATCAAGCTCGCCGACGCCGCCGTCACCGGGTCCGGGCCGTTCGCCACGCCGTGGCGGGTGGCGATCACCGGCGACCTCGCGACGGTCACCGAGTCCACTTTGGTCGACGACCTCGCGCCGCCGTCGCGGCTGGCCGACACGTCCTGGGTCCGGCCGGGCAAGGTCGCCTGGTCGTGGCTGTCCGAACACGACAGTCCGGGCGATCCCGTGCGGCAGAAGCAGTACGCCGCCTTCGCCGCGCGCAACGGCTGGCCGTACCTGCTCATCGACGAGGGCTGGGACGCCTCCTGGGTACCGGACGTCATCCGGTACGCCCGCGCCCGCGGCGTCGAGGTGATCCTGTGGTTCCGCTGGAACACCCTCGACACGCCGGCCGAGCGCGCGAAGTGGCTTCCGCTGGTGAAGTCCTGGGGCGCGGCCGGGATCAAGGTCGACTTCATGGACTCCGACACGCAGGCGCGGTTCGGGTTCTACGACGACATCGCGAAAGCGACCGCGGCGCGGCACCTGATGCTCAACTTCCACGGCGCGACCGTCCCCCGCGGCTTCCAGCGGACCTGGCCGCACGTGATGAGCTTCGAAGCCGTCCGCGGCGCGGAGCAGTTCAAGACGCGGGCCGCGACCAACACGATGTTCCCGTTCACCCGCAACGTCGTCGGCAGCATGGACTACACGCCGACCGCGTTCGTCGTGGCCGACCGGGACACCACGGACGCGCACGAGGTGGCGACGTTCTTCGTCTACGAGTCGGGCTGGCAGCACGGCGCGGACAAGCCGGAGAACTACGAAGCGCGACCGGAGGCCCTGCACACGCTCGACCAGCTGCCGACGGTGTGGGACGAGACCCGGCTGCTGTCCGGGCGGCCCGGGCGGGAGGCCGTGTTCGCGCGGCGCTCGGGTGACCGCTGGTTCGTCGGCGGCATCGAGGCGGGGCCGGCCACGAAGGTGACGGCGCCGCTGGACTTCCTCGGCCAGGGCCGCTGGCTCGCCGACACCCTGCGCGACGGGCCGTCCGGCCTGCTGCGGGAGAAGTCGACGGTCACCGCGGGCGGGCAGCTGACCGTGCCGGTGGCCGCGAACGGCGGGTTCGTCACCGTCCTCTGTCCCGCGCGGCCCGGCCGGGCGTCCTGCGACCAGGAGGTCCGGCAGGTGCCCGCGACCCGGCTGAGCGTCACGCCGCCGACGGCGGAGGGCACCAGTGTCGAGGTCTCGGCGACCTTCGAGCTGCCCCGCGGCGGAGCCTCGCTGTACGACATCGAACTGGCGCCGATCACCCCCGCCGGCTGGCGGGTGACCGGGGAGCCGGTCTTCCGGCCGGTGCTGTCCGCCGGTCAGGCGCTGGCGGGGACTTGGCGGTTCACCGGCGGCCCGGCGGGCACGACGGACCTGCCGGTCGCGGCGACCTACTCTTTCCGCGGCGATCCGGAGCACCGGCCGGTGCACGTCGAGGCCGCCACCAGCGCGTTCATCCCGCCACCGGCGCCCACCGGCACCGCGCTGGTCAGCGGCCTGCCGTTCCTGGCGTCGTCGAACGGCTGGGGCCCGGTGGAGCGCGACCGGTCCAACGGCGACACCGCCGAGGGCGACGGCCACCCGCTGACCATCGCCGGGCAGACCTCCGCGCACGGCCTGGGCACGAACGCGCCCAGCTCGGTGACGGTCTGGCTCGGCGGCGCGTGCACGGCGTTCTCGGCGGTCACCGGCCTCGACGACGAAGTCGGCACGGAAGGCTCGGTGGCCTTCCGCGTCGTGGGTGACGGCCGGGTGCTGGCCGAGACCCCGGTGCTGCGGGACGCCGACGGCGCGGTGCCGGTGACCGCGGACGTCACGGGTGTCCGCCGGTTGACGCTGGAGGTGACCGACGGCGGGGACGACAAGGACTCCGACCACGCCGACTGGGCCGACGCGACGGTGACCTGCACGTGA